In Electrophorus electricus isolate fEleEle1 chromosome 1, fEleEle1.pri, whole genome shotgun sequence, a single window of DNA contains:
- the rbbp9 gene encoding serine hydrolase RBBP9 produces the protein MRSMSPKKVVIVPGNGAGDVKHCNWYGWVNERINKIPGVSCQLQNMPDPVTARESIWLPFMEKELGCDEQTVIVGHSSGAAAAMRYAETHKVFGIVLVGAYTSDLGDENERASGYFSRPWEWEKIMANANHIVQFGSTDDPFLPWEEQQEVADGLNADLRKYSDRGHFQNTHFPEVITAVQKIITG, from the exons ATGCGATCAATGTCCCCGAAGAAAGTCGTGATCGTTCCGGGAAATGGCGCAGGTGATGTTAAGCACTGCAACTGGTATGGCTGGGTTAATGAACGGATAAATAAG ATTCCCGGTGTGTCCTGTCAGTTGCAAAACATGCCAGACCCGG TCACCGCCAGGGAAAGCATATGGCTGCCTTTCATGGAGAAAGAGCTTGGATGTGACGAACAGACCGTAATCGTTGGTCACAGCTCCGGAGCGGCCGCCGCTATGAG ATATGCTGAGACACACAAGGTATTTGGCATTGTTCTGGTGGGAGCCTACACCTCAGACCTGGGAGACGAGAATGAGCGTGCAAGTG GGTATTTCAGTCGGCCATGGGAATGGGAGAAGATTATGGCAAATGCAAACCACATTGTCCAGTTCGGATCAACAGATGACCCTTTCCTACCAtgggaggagcagcaggaagtAGCTGATGGACTAAATGCAGACCTTCGCAAATATTCCGACCGtggacattttcaaaacacacatttcccAGAGGTCATCACTGCTGTGCAGAAAATTATAACTGGATGA
- the zgc:194981 gene encoding uncharacterized protein zgc:194981 — MTYVLRLFGVVSMAHIMSGRSYAKNVNPDVIKVASFAIHIHNHMSNYPYAYKVVDILSDTAKLCPPARIEYSIAAKVAETTCINNGTIKPEDCSLKTNAQTMICNFVVLALPGRNTVPNRLLSDYCT; from the exons ATGACTTACGTCTTAAGGCTCTTTGGAGTTGTTTCCATGGCTCATATCATGTCTGGGCGCAGTTATGCAAAAAATGTAAACCCAGATGTAATCAAGGTGGCCAGCTTTGCCATCCACATCCACAATCACATGAGTAACTATCCCTATGCCTATAAAGTTGTGGACATCTTGTCTGACACTGCTAAG CTCTGCCCTCCTGCCCGGATTGAATACTCTATAGCAGCAAAAGTGGCTGAGACCACTTGCATAAACAATGGCACTATAAAGCCTGAGGACTGCAGCCTGAAGACTAATGCACAG ACAATGATCTGCAACTTTGTGGTTCTGGCACTTCCAGGTAGGAACACAGTGCCCAACCGCCTTCTGTCAGACTACTGTACCTGA